A single genomic interval of Mustelus asterias chromosome 13, sMusAst1.hap1.1, whole genome shotgun sequence harbors:
- the LOC144503110 gene encoding tubulin beta-4B chain-like, with the protein MREIVHLQAGQCGNQIGAKFWEVISDEHGIDPTGAYHGDSDLQLERINVYYNEATGGKYVPRAILMDLEPGTMDSVRSGPFGQIFRPDNFVFGQSGAGNNWAKGHYTDGAELIDSVLDVVRKEAEGCDCLQGFQLTHSLGGGTGSGMGTLLISKIREEYPDRIMNTFSVVPSPKVSDTVVEPYNATLSVHQLVENTDETFCIDNEALYDICFHTLKLTTPTYGDLNHLMSATMSGVTTCLRFPGQLNADLRKLAVNMVPFPRLHFFMTGFAPLTSRGSQQYRALSVPELTQQMFDAKNMMAACDPRHGRYLTVAAIFRGRMSMKEVDEQMLNVQNKNSTYFVEWIPNNVKTAVCDIPPRGLKMSATFIGNSTAIQELFKRISEQFTAMFRRKAFLHWYTGEGMDEMEFTEAESNMNDLVSEYQQYQDATVGDEGEFEEEGEEEAA; encoded by the exons TTCTGGGAAGTCATCAGTGATGAGCATGGCATTGATCCCACAGGAGCCTACCATGGTGACAGTGATCTTCAGCTGGAAAGAATTAATGTCTATTACAATGAGGCTACAG gTGGAAAATATGTACCCCGGGCCATTCTCATGGATTTGGAGCCTGGTACTATGGATTCTGTTCGCTCTGGGCCCTTTGGACAGATTTTCAGACCAGATAACTTTGTGTTTG gaCAAAGTGGTGCTGGTaacaattgggccaaagggcattATACTGATGGCGCTGAATTAATTGACTCTGTTCTGGATGTGGTGAGGAAGGAAGCTGAGGGATGTGATTGCCTCCAGGGTTTTCAGCTCACCCATTCACTGGGTGGAGGTACTGGCTCTGGCATGGGCACACTCCTTATTAGTAAAATCCGTGAAGAATACCCTGACAGAATCATGAATACTTTCAGCGTTGTGCCTTCACCAAAAGTGTCAGACACCGTAGTAGAACCCTACAATGCAACTCTGTCTGTCCATCAGCTTGTGGAGAACACTGATGAGACCTTCTGTATTGATAATGAGGCTCTTTATGACATCTGTTTCCACACTCTTAAACTGACAACTCCCACTTATGGTGATTTAAATCACCTAATGTCAGCCACCATGAGTGGTGTAACAACCTGTCTGCGTTTCCCGGGGCAGCTCAATGCTGACTTGCGTAAACTAGCAGTAAATATGGTCCCCTTCCCTCGTCTGCATTTCTTTATGACTGGCTTTGCTCCTCTAACCAGCCGTGGCAGTCAGCAGTACCGTGCCCTCTCCGTACCTGAACTTACCCAACAGATGTTTGATGCAAAGAACATGATGGCTGCCTGTGACCCTCGCCATGGCCGTTACTTGACCGTTGCTGCCATTTTCCGAGGCCGTATGTCCATGAAAGAGGTGGATGAGCAGATGTTGAATGTACAGAACAAAAACAGCACTTATTTTGTTGAATGGATTCCCAATAACGTTAAGACAGCTGTGTGTGACATCCCACCTAGAGGCCTTAAGATGTCTGCCACCTTCATTGGTAATAGCACTGCTATCCAGGAATTGTTTAAACGCATCTCTGAGCAATTTACTGCCATGTTCCGGAGGAAAGCTTTCTTGCATTGGTACACTGGTGAGGGCATGGATGAGATGGAGTTCACAGAGGCAGAGAGTAATATGAATGACCTGGTATCTGAGTACCAGCAATATCAAGATGCTACGGTTGGAGATGAAGGTGAAtttgaggaggagggtgaggaagAGGCTGCATAA